The genomic DNA CACCCTCGGGCCGCTGCTGGACGAGTTCGCCTAGCACAGCCCTGGCCTCGGCCTCCCGCTGGCCACATCAGAGGTTGTCATCCCGCAGTGCGCGGCAGATACTCCGGGCGGGATGGCCAAGATTCTCGTCGTCGACGATCAGCGCAATATGAGGACCACGCTCGCGATGCTTCTGCGCGGCGCGGAGCACCACGTGGACGAGGCCGAGAACGGGGACGTCGCCTGCGAGCGGGTCGCCGAGGAGGCCTACGATCTGGTCCTGACCGACCTCAAGATGGGCGCCACCGATGGCATCGCGGTGCTGCGGCGCACGCGTGAGGTGTCGCCGCTGACCGAGGTCATCGTCATGACGGCCCACGGCACCATCGAGAGCGCGGTGGACGCCATGCGTCTCGGGGCCCACGACTACATCCAGAAGCCCTTCGAAGAAGAAGAGCTGCTGATGAAGGTGCAGCGCGCCGTGCGGGCCCGGAAGCTGGCCGGGCAGGTGTCCGCCATGGCCGCCGAGTTCCGCGAGCGTTACCACTTCGAGAACATCATCGGCCGCAGCGGCGCCATCCGCGACGTGCTGGGGCGCATCGTGCGCATCGCGCCCACGGACGCCACGGTGCTCATCACCGGCGAGAGCGGCACCGGCAAAGAGCTGGTGGCGCGCGCCATCCACGTGAACTCGCTGCGCTCCGACCGGCCGTTCATCACCATCAACTGCGCGGCCATCACCGAGACGCTGCTCGAGAGCGAGCTCTTCGGTCACAACCGCGGCGCGTTCACGGGCGCCGTGGCCTCGCGCAAGGGCCTGTTCGAGGAGGCCAACGGCGGCACGTTCTTCTTCGACGAGATCGCCGAGACCCCGCCGTCGTTCCAGGCCAAGCTGCTGCGCGCCATTCAGCAGGGCGAGATCCGCCGCCTGGGCGACAACCACACGGTGCAGGTGGACGTGCGCATCATCGCGGCCACCAACCGCGAGCTCAAGCAGATGATCGAGGACAAGACGTTCCGCGAGGACCTCTACTACCGCCTCAACGTGGCGCGCTTCGTGCTGCCGCCGCTGCGCGAGCGCCGCGAGGACATCGCCCCGCTCACGGAGCACTTCCTCGAGAAGTACGGCAAGAAGATGCGCCGCTCGGCGCGCCTCGGCGACGGTGTCATGGAGTGGCTGGAGCGCTACCCCTTCCCGGGGAACATCCGCGAGCTCGAGAACCTCATCGAGCAGGGCATCGCGCTCGCGCTCGACGGCGAGGTGCAGCTGGACGACATCGTGTCGCCGGAGATGCGCCAGG from Sandaracinaceae bacterium includes the following:
- a CDS encoding sigma-54-dependent Fis family transcriptional regulator; this encodes MAKILVVDDQRNMRTTLAMLLRGAEHHVDEAENGDVACERVAEEAYDLVLTDLKMGATDGIAVLRRTREVSPLTEVIVMTAHGTIESAVDAMRLGAHDYIQKPFEEEELLMKVQRAVRARKLAGQVSAMAAEFRERYHFENIIGRSGAIRDVLGRIVRIAPTDATVLITGESGTGKELVARAIHVNSLRSDRPFITINCAAITETLLESELFGHNRGAFTGAVASRKGLFEEANGGTFFFDEIAETPPSFQAKLLRAIQQGEIRRLGDNHTVQVDVRIIAATNRELKQMIEDKTFREDLYYRLNVARFVLPPLRERREDIAPLTEHFLEKYGKKMRRSARLGDGVMEWLERYPFPGNIRELENLIEQGIALALDGEVQLDDIVSPEMRQGGEIEAAPRLLQDVVDRAESEAIMNVLREVDGNKEKAAEVLGLSSTTLWRKMKRLELSWP